The Drosophila sechellia strain sech25 chromosome 2R, ASM438219v1, whole genome shotgun sequence nucleotide sequence GTTagcttataaattaaaacGCGTTTCATGGCATTATTTGACGgttttgtactttttttttcgtcTTGCGGCTGCTCAATTCATTCGATTGTTCGTATATTCACATTTCGATACGCCTTGGACGACTCATATGCTCCGTACCATATACCCCCGATATCGCTCACACCTCCCCCCTTTCTCCGCTCGGTTCATCTGTCCGCCTGTCTGCTaattgaaaatcaattaatgTGACTGCATCTATAGCTGCTCATGTCAAAGTCAGATATCATCCAGGGTAGGGTAAATCCGGTAGAATAAGGGAATGAAAGCAAGAGAAGGAATTCAAGACTCGACTCAGATTCAGAATCCGAATCAGAATCCTTTTGTTTTCACTGACCTTACTGtccgaaaacaaaaaccgaattGATGTGCTCCGAGTAGCACTCTGATAATTACTGAAAAACTCCACATTTTTCGATTGCTTTCGACTTTGGCAGTATTCATCGTCAGGTTCATTGGGTTTTCGAGTGCTTCCCGCGAATCGCTTTCGTTTGGTGCGGAATTTGGCACTAGTTTTGAATGCTCAACTACTGGGACGGCCAATCTGGGGCCTCTAATTCATCAATGCGGGTAATTTGGGGACTAATCGTTGGGCAAACGACTATCGCGTCTTGCTAGTTACCTCCCAATATAAATCTCTCATTTCTCACCTCACTTCACTCGCTTCTTGCTTCCGTTGCAGGTCAACAAACAGTATTCGGCCACCGATCTGGAGGCTTTCATGAAGATCGCCGCCAACTGGCAAAATTCCAATCACAACTTGCTGGAGGGCGTCGACATAAAGACGGGTAAGTTAAACAAAACGAACTGCCCGTTGAAGGAACTTAATTCAATCATCGAATGCTTGCAGAAATGACACAGTACATGAACAGTCCATCCATGAACATGTACAAGAAGAGGGAGCGCACCCAGAACTGGAACCACCAGGAGAAGAAATACCTACTCGATCTGTGCCGCAAGGACATGCGCATCATCGAGAACAAGAGATTGGATGCCGGTCTGACCGCCGTGAAGAACAAGGCTTGGAAGATCATCCACCAGAAGTTCTCCAATCAGTTTGGCACCGATCGCACCTGCAATCGCCTGAAGGAACAGTGGCGTCGCATGAAGGGTAAGTCTTTGTAAAATACATATGTTCAATGGCACAGCTAACCTTTTCGATCTCATCCTTTAGCATGCACTCGCAACGAGATCCTGGACTACAACAATCGCCTGGCCAGGTTTGGAGCAGAGGTGGCCGATCGCAAGAAGCCATCTCCCTTCACCTTCGAGGTGTGGGATTTCATGCAGGAGGCGAAGAAGGCCTGCAAATCGGAGGCCCTGGATGGCATTGACTACTCCAAGATTCCCCTGGCCTTGGAGGAGGGTTTTGAGTATCGCGAGGACTACAAATTCAATACCGAAGACCACGACATGGATGAGTAAGTTGATTGCGATGTGGTAGTCTGAACAGATCTTTATTGAGCATTCTCTATTTGAGCAGCAGCCGCACACCGCCCCAGGAACTGTGCGATGTGGACATCAAGGAGGAGGAGAACAACGAGACCTTCAACGAGACCTTCAACCATCACCACCTCAACCAGAGCGACATCCATGGCACCGGCGAGCGCCTCAGTGTGTCGCCCAATCACAGCATCAGTCGCAACGGGATCCACGAGGCCGAGAGTCCCGCCAATATGTCCGCAGCTAATGTCCTGGACTCAAGCGGTGCCTATATGGCCGGAGGAGGTGACATGTCCGGCTTCCAGGCCAACTTCAACATGAACAACATATCCGCCACGCTGGAGGCCCTGAATGCCCTCCGTTCTGGCCAATTTCCCagtgcagcagcggcagcggccgCCATTCACCAGCACCAGGCACAGGCCCAGGTCGCCATGCATCAGCAGCagaataacaacaacaacaacgaggaCGACGAGGACAGCATGAAGCCGCAGTCTAAGAGACAGCGCACCAGCAGTGGTAGTATGCTGGGCAGCGAGGACCAGCCGTCAGTCCTGGCCCCTTCAGTGCCAGCATCCTCGGACTGTCAGGCCCTGGAGCGGTCCGGCAGCAGCAATGGATTGACCATGCCGGGAACGGCAGTCACTACCAatgccaacagcagcagcaacaacaactttgAGCTGCGCATGTTCATGGAGATGCAGAGCAAGGAGCACATGATGCGCATGAAGATCCTGGAGGTGCAGTTGCAGGCGGCCAAGCACAGTCGCGACCTGGTGGAGATCAACAAGACACTGGCGCTGCAGAAGCTGCAGTTGGAGCTGGCCAGCAAGCGACTGCCCAGTTAGGaggcagtgcagcagcaaaaggagcagcagcagcagcagcagcccatCGCCGTTTCATGTTACATTAGTTTATAGAAATAAAGCCTGTCACCTCGGTCACGTTCGCAGGCAGAGAGCGTGACTGGGAATCGACTAGAGTTAGCCCTAGAGTTAGTCATAAGTTGAAAGCAGGATCCACAGCTACACATCCAGACCCGACACACAGAGAGACATTCCTGGCATTGTTGATCAGTATTTGAAAGCTAGAAGCGAACCCCGACACACAGAACCGAACCCAAGAACCCCAGCGAGGACCAGGAGGCGCTCGGAAGTATGCCATAATcttatgatgatgatgatgatgaatcGCCTACCTcacaaacacactcacacacgcacacaagaTGCACACACTCAGCTAGcagacacacacagacacactcTCTTCTGGCCTAACCAGCACTTGACCAAGTCAAGTCAAGTTTAGTTAGTTTCTAGTTTTAGTTCGTATGGGAACCACTCTCTCCAAGTTGCTCAACTACCACAAATGTATTGTACTTACGTTCTTGACATCTGCTACCACAACTAACGATTTCaacgaaaatgaaatgcacacataaatatttttcatagtCCTAAGAGAAGAACCTTATGTCAATGCATCATACAATCGGCAGTTGTCTCTGATTTTGATTCTTACTTGaacttgtatttatttgtatctttgtatAGACTATGTTGATATATATACGACCCTATATATGTTTGTTTCAATGCCATATTACATGAAAGTTCTTTTTAATTCATATTTTCCGTTTGCGCTGCAAAACAAATTGTTAccatatatgatatatatgtatgtacccTACGTATAAGCAGGCTTGAAGAAGGCCGCGAACTCGGCTTCAGTTGTCGTAGAAGGCTTCTTTGTAGAGCGTGTAAATGAGAGatacaaattattttaaataaaatacaaaacaaaacaaatgctTCTGCTAcactttattaattttgtttatggTTCATCTGTGAGCCTTCGGTGTTTGATTTTTCCAACGATTGTATCTGCTTGTCCACCTTGATGATCTTCGTTGTGACTTCGTTCTTCTGGCTGAGAATCTTTTCTCGCAGCGACTTCAGTTGTTCCCGTTGCTGtttaaatttgcaaatttatttaaatagattACTTTCGTTTTTTGAGACAACAAACCAGCTTAAGGAAATGTATGTTCTCCTCCGCCCTGGCTTTCTTGAACAAATGCTTGGATATGTTCCTGGATACAGAGATGCATCTAATAATCGAAGCCATAAGTGCTCAGCACCCGGAACTTACTTGTTGGATTGTGAAAACTGACACATCCTGGGTCGCAACAGTTGGAAAAGCTTCTCGACCACCTTCAGCATTGTATCCTTACGGAGCGCGCCAAAACTTGTTGAGATAATTTGGAATTTACTATAGTAACTGATCAGGTATTTCAAGGTAGAATATTGACAAACTTAAAAGTGATAGCCTACCGTTTGTGGATACATTTCATTCAGGTCATTTTTCGAGACTCTTTTTGAATTGCTCCAACAAATCCTTCAGAGCTTTCAACTCCTTTAGGAGATTCTCCTTCTGTTTCCTTGATTTGTGGCTAGTTTTGGACTCCAAAAGCTTGATCTCCTCTTTCAATTTCACGATATCATTGGCAATTTCTTTAACCCGGTTCTTTTTTATCTTCATAAATTGCTCTGAGGCCTATGGAATACCCTTTCTGCATGGTTATTCACAACATTAAATAGTTTCGATACTTACAAGCTTGAGAACATAGTTAAGTTCCTCGCCTCTGCCCTTCTCGGAAAATTTGTCAGTGAATTGACGTCTGTcatatgtaaaataaatagttttcgggtcatttgaataataaaatacttaCTTGACAggaaatttgtttaaaatattattcgACCTCGGGTGGAAAATGTTTCTACCTTGGCAAAAGTTTCTATGCCTTGGTAAATTTCTGTGCAACTCATTGGAAGGCCAACTAATTTAGGAGATTATCAAATATAGTAGGGATAAATTGCCAGAACTACATACCAAACAATTTCTCGACAGCGCACCTGAGGTTGAAATAGCCTGTTGCATGATGTCGAGCCTAAGATTCGTGCAACAGGAAACATGGCTTCTTAAGTTTAGGATAGAACGAAATCAGTGTGGCAGAAATACATTTTACCAGTCTGAAAGTACAATGTGAATATGTGACGTATGGTGAAAAGCAACTACTTcgatatgaaatttaaaatttgcaattaattgtgaaataattattatgctGATGTGTACCAAGGTCACTTCATAAGTGAAGTAAGATAAGGAAACTGGGCAATTAATTTAGTTTAGGCGTTTCAAAGCTTTATTGTTTCATTCTTTACGTTAGGCGTACATAGTCTTCGATGGTTTCCCAACCGGAGCGTCGTAGTACAGCGGTCGTTGCTGTGGACTTGGAGACCTGAACGGATTGCCGGACCCTGGTACAGATGGTCCAGCTGGTCCAGTGTGGCGAGATGGGGAGGCGGCGCCGGGAGCAGCTAGGAAGCCCAGGAGGCCCAAAAGGAGCAGGCAGCACAGTGCGATCAGCTTCATGGTTGGCAATCTCAAGTGAATCTGAATGCCGACCTCCGGCAATTGCTTGTTTTTATACGCTGCGCATACGAGTGCTCCTGGGATTGGGAAGCACCCGGGGGGATTTTGCTATTCGCTGAAATCACCGACTTTGGGTGATTTCTTATCAGCTGGGGGGCGTCGATCCGCCTTTCTCTCTTTCCTTCCGCGATTGGAATTCACCTTCAAATCGAACTCCATGCCTCGGATGCAGCGGGTCAGGTCGGTTAGATTGGCCTCGACGCGCTTTTGCTTGAGTGCCAGCTCATGGGATCGCAGATCCAAGACTCCGCGTTCCTGACGATGGGATTTGATTAGATGGCGCTCGATTTGTGTATCATCTATCATGTAAGGTAAGAACTTACTGTTTGCAGATCCTCCAGCTTTAGCTGTTTTTCTATGCGACTCTGATCGGGCAGGACAACCAGGTAACTTCTATATATCCAAATGTTATGATTGAATCTGAATAATCAAAGAATGCAACCTACCTGATGGTGCAGCCTCTGAAATGGCTGAGTATAGATCGAATTATCGGGTTAATGTTCATGCTTACGAAAATGAAACCAGCTAATTTTGATTATCTCTAAATGTTTGAAAGTATTTGCAAAGTGTTTACGAAACTTCAAACTGACATTCTGCTGATATGGAACTGAAATGCATATAACCACTTTTTATAATTATCTCATTCTTCGCTCTGCCAAAAACTATGCTACGCATTCTTGCTGTCCCACAGGTGGCGCGTTGGTTACGCATGTCAAATGCCTGTAAAATAACCATCGCCCTTGCCAGTACAAAACAGTTTTTGCAAAcatttagttttgtttatttattcattcttaTGTTTCGGAGGGCTTGTTTTAACTCTTTGAGCACTAATATAAGTTTACCCTTCGCAGTCTTCGCCTCGGATGACTTACTTTTCTCAAGGGctttgatttgcatttcaagGGACTCGATTTGTGCGGTCAGTTCCATGATCTTTGCCTCTTTTCCCTTGTTCCCCTGCAAATGTTTCTTGGAGGAAAACGTTCTTTATGAGCCCTTGAAATGATAACTATCCTAGGAGATACTCACAACATGATACGTATCGATACCGCCACTGCCTCCTTTGTTAAAAAGATCGCTGAACGTTCGTCTCTTGCTGCATGGAAATGGTGGATTTAGGGGAACTTAAATTTCAGACGTACTTACCATAGAAACATGGTATCTCTTGTCTTTAAAAAAGTAAGAATCTTATAAGCCCCCCGAAACATACTTTAAGCTCTGCGTAAAATTTGAGTACTTATGTTATTTTCCTTAATAAGTTTATCCACGCCAACTTGGTGATGCAAATACATTCAAAATGCTTTGCGaatatatttgttaaaaatttcCAACATTTCCAGTAGTTTGGCAGGGGTGAGTTGAAAGGCTTAAGATTCTGTGACAATAAATATAAGCTCGACGTTTTTGGCTACCGTGTGGTTTATTTGATCAAGTGTATGAGCAATTAaacattaataataaaataaataataagcaGTTCGCCGTGGCGTAAAAATAATCATGCTCAGATAAGCATagcatttacatacatatttacaaataTAAAGTCGTCAGGCGTAGGAATTCATTTAAGGTATTTATTTGCACGCTTTGCAACTTAAAACTATCCGCTCTCAACTCATACGAACACGAACTTAAACGATAACTTGTCTTATGTGTATTATATCCATCTAGGCGAGCTCCGCCTCCGAGGTCCTCTTGGTTGACATCGTGGTCTCGTCCACCTCCGATTCCTCCAGCTCCCGCCGGAAGGCGTGCTTGTAGATCACCGAGGTGACCAGCGCAGCCGCCATGGGACCCACCCAGTAGATCCAGTGGTCATCCCAGTATCCGTTCCAGATGGCCGGAGCGAAGGATCGGACTGGATTCATACTAGCCCCAGTCAGTTGTCCCTGTTGGGTGGTGATTTACAAAAAGttaaaaagttgaaaaaaacCCACATGAAATTTGTGTTCTGATAAGATGGAAATATACATCTACTCAAAATATGTGTTACTtattgatttcatttcatgCGATGGCCAAAATGTCTATAAAACTGATTATATGCCATTTAAAGAAAGCTTATCATCGATACCGAGAAAGTCAAGTGCATATGCCTGATAAATTGAAAACAGATAGTGATTGGAATTTTAGCATAGCGGATCGTCGATTTGATATTTCTTAAGAGCAGACATTATTATCTGTATCGATATTACTCGGACGAACACACATTAAGGTGGATTACAAAATAAGATATATCTAATCCTTATCTGAAAGCCAAACAATAATCAACTTACCGCTGTGAGCGACAGGCATGCGATGGCCAGGCCAAATCGCACTGGCAGCGAGTCCTGCTTGGTGGCATTGCGGGGATCCCACACGCCGCAGCAGATGGAGATGAGGACGCAGGTGATCAGGAACTCCACGGCCAGGCCCTGCCAAGGGGTCAGGGTGCTGTTGAGCGAGGTGAGGCAGACGCCATTGGGGTTCTCAGTGCTGTAGATGGCGCTCTCCGGGAGCACCGCCTTCAGCAGGCCGTAGCCAATGAAGGCGCCCACCATCTGGGCCACAAAGTAGGCCAGAGCCATCGGCAGGGAGATCATGTTGTAGACGTAGGTGGCCAGGGTGACGGCGGGATTCAGGTGTGCGCCACACACGCACCCGAAGCACTGGATGCAGATTAGCACCACGAACCCGAAGTTCAGGGCGCTCTGGAAGTTCGAGTTGGTGAACACGGAGTTCTGGACACTGCCCATGCATCCGAGCAACATCAGCATGGCGGTGGCTATCATCTCGGCAAGAACTGTTGTGATGCTGTCCAGCTGGCGGCGCTGCAGCAGCCAGCAGTTGGATTGGCTGCGGAATAGAGAGGAATATTCAATTTTAGTATTCTTGTGGGTTTGCGCAGCTTTCAATgtgtttcattatttttgaGTCACTCTTATCATTCAGTTCGAAGAGATTTTAGACATTGATTTTAGGGCTTGGAACTTGGTGGATCACCTTGCGGTTGTAGCCATGATTTACGTGCGTCGAGACGAGCGATTGACTTTAACGGAGACGTGGTCCAACGTGGACTGCACTCCAGACCAAGTACTCAATGGTGCGAATCGCATACTCTATCGCCGGCTCTTAATCGCCGGCAATCTCGTCTAATCGCCTTACGTGGGTTATCAGCCAGCGGTTCTACATACTCGTATCTACCCAACTATTGCCGAACATTCGCGTTGGTCTGCTACAATCACTCGAGTGCGTATGTCCACTTTATGACGTTTTAAGGCAATTCAAAATGTGACAAGGCACTAAGTTATTGTCCCACTAGACAGTGGCTATAAGCCATCTAATCAACATGATTTAAGCCAGCTGTTGTAATGGTTGAATAGCAGAACAGTTCACTCGCTATCAAGCTGAGCAATTCTAAAGGGTTACTTATCAGTGGCCATTGATAATGGTTTTTAAAGACCTATGGACCTATTGATATATATGACAAACTCGACAAACTTTCCAGCGAATACGAGCCCCCAAAAAAATGGCCTATATCGCCCCTCATCCCAATTGTATGCtatagaaataataaaagtgGTGCTTAATTACTTAATCGACCTAAATATTTTGTGGTTCTATTATTACAACATAttcgtatatatatagtttattCGA carries:
- the LOC6615741 gene encoding uncharacterized protein LOC6615741 isoform X1 → MLNYWDGQSGASNSSMRVNKQYSATDLEAFMKIAANWQNSNHNLLEGVDIKTEMTQYMNSPSMNMYKKRERTQNWNHQEKKYLLDLCRKDMRIIENKRLDAGLTAVKNKAWKIIHQKFSNQFGTDRTCNRLKEQWRRMKACTRNEILDYNNRLARFGAEVADRKKPSPFTFEVWDFMQEAKKACKSEALDGIDYSKIPLALEEGFEYREDYKFNTEDHDMDDSRTPPQELCDVDIKEEENNETFNETFNHHHLNQSDIHGTGERLSVSPNHSISRNGIHEAESPANMSAANVLDSSGAYMAGGGDMSGFQANFNMNNISATLEALNALRSGQFPSAAAAAAAIHQHQAQAQVAMHQQQNNNNNNEDDEDSMKPQSKRQRTSSGSMLGSEDQPSVLAPSVPASSDCQALERSGSSNGLTMPGTAVTTNANSSSNNNFELRMFMEMQSKEHMMRMKILEVQLQAAKHSRDLVEINKTLALQKLQLELASKRLPS
- the LOC6615741 gene encoding uncharacterized protein LOC6615741 isoform X3, with the translated sequence MASGAVNKQYSATDLEAFMKIAANWQNSNHNLLEGVDIKTEMTQYMNSPSMNMYKKRERTQNWNHQEKKYLLDLCRKDMRIIENKRLDAGLTAVKNKAWKIIHQKFSNQFGTDRTCNRLKEQWRRMKACTRNEILDYNNRLARFGAEVADRKKPSPFTFEVWDFMQEAKKACKSEALDGIDYSKIPLALEEGFEYREDYKFNTEDHDMDDSRTPPQELCDVDIKEEENNETFNETFNHHHLNQSDIHGTGERLSVSPNHSISRNGIHEAESPANMSAANVLDSSGAYMAGGGDMSGFQANFNMNNISATLEALNALRSGQFPSAAAAAAAIHQHQAQAQVAMHQQQNNNNNNEDDEDSMKPQSKRQRTSSGSMLGSEDQPSVLAPSVPASSDCQALERSGSSNGLTMPGTAVTTNANSSSNNNFELRMFMEMQSKEHMMRMKILEVQLQAAKHSRDLVEINKTLALQKLQLELASKRLPS
- the LOC6615741 gene encoding uncharacterized protein LOC6615741 isoform X2; the protein is MVNKQYSATDLEAFMKIAANWQNSNHNLLEGVDIKTEMTQYMNSPSMNMYKKRERTQNWNHQEKKYLLDLCRKDMRIIENKRLDAGLTAVKNKAWKIIHQKFSNQFGTDRTCNRLKEQWRRMKACTRNEILDYNNRLARFGAEVADRKKPSPFTFEVWDFMQEAKKACKSEALDGIDYSKIPLALEEGFEYREDYKFNTEDHDMDDSRTPPQELCDVDIKEEENNETFNETFNHHHLNQSDIHGTGERLSVSPNHSISRNGIHEAESPANMSAANVLDSSGAYMAGGGDMSGFQANFNMNNISATLEALNALRSGQFPSAAAAAAAIHQHQAQAQVAMHQQQNNNNNNEDDEDSMKPQSKRQRTSSGSMLGSEDQPSVLAPSVPASSDCQALERSGSSNGLTMPGTAVTTNANSSSNNNFELRMFMEMQSKEHMMRMKILEVQLQAAKHSRDLVEINKTLALQKLQLELASKRLPS
- the LOC116800309 gene encoding uncharacterized protein LOC116800309 isoform X1, with product MKCIHKRYYSKFQIISTSFGALRKDTMLKVVEKLFQLLRPRMCQFSQSNKNISKHLFKKARAEENIHFLKLQREQLKSLREKILSQKNEVTTKIIKVDKQIQSLEKSNTEGSQMNHKQN
- the LOC116800309 gene encoding uncharacterized protein LOC116800309 isoform X2, with translation MKCIHKRFGALRKDTMLKVVEKLFQLLRPRMCQFSQSNKNISKHLFKKARAEENIHFLKLQREQLKSLREKILSQKNEVTTKIIKVDKQIQSLEKSNTEGSQMNHKQN
- the LOC6615742 gene encoding uncharacterized protein LOC6615742; this encodes MFPVARILGSTSCNRLFQPQVRCREIVCWPSNELHRNLPRHRNFCQGRNIFHPRSNNILNKFPVKRQFTDKFSEKGRGEELNYVLKLASEQFMKIKKNRVKEIANDIVKLKEEIKLLESKTSHKSRKQKENLLKELKALKDLLEQFKKSLEK
- the LOC6615743 gene encoding immune-induced peptide 18, which translates into the protein MKLIALCCLLLLGLLGFLAAPGAASPSRHTGPAGPSVPGSGNPFRSPSPQQRPLYYDAPVGKPSKTMYA
- the LOC6615744 gene encoding uncharacterized protein LOC6615744; this encodes MNINPIIRSILSHFRGCTIRSYLVVLPDQSRIEKQLKLEDLQTERGVLDLRSHELALKQKRVEANLTDLTRCIRGMEFDLKVNSNRGRKERKADRRPPADKKSPKVGDFSE
- the LOC116800536 gene encoding uncharacterized protein LOC116800536, producing the protein MFRGAYKILTFLKTRDTMFLCKRRTFSDLFNKGGSGGIDTYHVKHLQGNKGKEAKIMELTAQIESLEMQIKALEKSKSSEAKTAKGKLILVLKELKQALRNIRMNK
- the LOC6615745 gene encoding aquaporin isoform X1; the protein is MPVQQPQSAVVGHPIKMGSEEPPSGKQTRRSQSNCWLLQRRQLDSITTVLAEMIATAMLMLLGCMGSVQNSVFTNSNFQSALNFGFVVLICIQCFGCVCGAHLNPAVTLATYVYNMISLPMALAYFVAQMVGAFIGYGLLKAVLPESAIYSTENPNGVCLTSLNSTLTPWQGLAVEFLITCVLISICCGVWDPRNATKQDSLPVRFGLAIACLSLTAGQLTGASMNPVRSFAPAIWNGYWDDHWIYWVGPMAAALVTSVIYKHAFRRELEESEVDETTMSTKRTSEAELA
- the LOC6615745 gene encoding aquaporin isoform X2 — its product is MATTASQSNCWLLQRRQLDSITTVLAEMIATAMLMLLGCMGSVQNSVFTNSNFQSALNFGFVVLICIQCFGCVCGAHLNPAVTLATYVYNMISLPMALAYFVAQMVGAFIGYGLLKAVLPESAIYSTENPNGVCLTSLNSTLTPWQGLAVEFLITCVLISICCGVWDPRNATKQDSLPVRFGLAIACLSLTAGQLTGASMNPVRSFAPAIWNGYWDDHWIYWVGPMAAALVTSVIYKHAFRRELEESEVDETTMSTKRTSEAELA